The following are from one region of the Vitis riparia cultivar Riparia Gloire de Montpellier isolate 1030 chromosome 9, EGFV_Vit.rip_1.0, whole genome shotgun sequence genome:
- the LOC117921416 gene encoding uncharacterized protein LOC117921416 isoform X2, with the protein MEALSSSVFVSKFSETRPVFHTPPPSSSSSSSFSCSLVKISNKRSGSLKIVDTSPSLRLRALSGDVSGDVEGEDASGFGLASEESVSSLSQVSYDGLSYILKGNLNHNRSPEKGVDEMSKMEMPLTASHGSITGGGTRAGLFRTPISGGVQSATSAHGLPRPALAVRNLMEQARFAHLCTVMSRMHHRREGYPFGSLVDFAPDSTGHPIFSFSPLAIHTRNLLADPRCTLVVQIPGWSGLSNARVTIFGDVFPLPEHQQEWAHKQYIAKHLQGPSQQWGNFYYFRMQNISDIYFIGGFGTVAWVDVKEYEALQPDKIAVDGGEQNLKELNAVFSKPLKELLSMEAEIDDAALISIDSKGTDIRVRQGAQFNIQRIPFEEGHAVETLEEAKAALWKLINQGRVYNMQK; encoded by the exons ATGGAAGCCCTCTCAAGCTCTGTATTCGTCTCCAAGTTCTCTGAAACACGCCCTGTTTTCCACACTCCACCAccttcttcttcgtcttcttcatctttttcttgttctttagTCAAGATATCCAATAAGCGAAGTGGGTCTCTCAAAATCGTCGACACTTCTCCTTCTCTCAGGCTTCGTGCGCTCTCGGGAGACGTCTCGGGAGATGTCGAGGGCGAAGACGCAAGTGGGTTTGGGTTGGCTTCTGAGGAGAGCGTCTCTTCTTTGTCGCAG GTTAGTTATGATGGCCTCTCTTATATTCTAAAGGGTAATTTAAATCACAATCGGAGTCCTGAAAAGGGTGTGGATGAAATGTCGAAGATGGAGATGCCCCTTACAGCCTCACATGGAAGCATAACAGGTGGTGGAACAAGGGCTGGCCTTTTTAGAACACCAATTTCTGGTGGAGTTCAGAGTGCAACCTCAGCGCATGGTTTGCCCCGGCCAGCCTTAGCAGTCCGCAATCTGATGGAGCAG GCCAGATTTGCTCATCTGTGTACTGTAATGTCCCGGATGCACCACCGGCGAGAAGGATATCCATTTGGTTCTTTGGTAGATTTTGCACCTGACTCAACGGGGC atcctatattttcattttcaccgTTGGCCATCCACACACGAAATTTGTTAGCCGACCCTAGATGCACACTTGTTGTTCAG ATACCTGGGTGGAGTGGCTTATCAAATGCGAGAGTAACAATTTTTGGCGATGTTTTCCCGCTCCCAGAACATCAACAG GAATGGGCACACAAGCAGTACATAGCAAAGCATCTGCAGGGGCCTTCTCAACAGTGGGGAAACTTCTACTACTTTAGGATGCAGAACATCAG TGACATATATTTCATCGGAGGCTTTGGCACTGTTGCTTGGGTTGATGTCAAGGAATATGAGGCTCTCCAACCTGATAAAATTGCAGTTGATGGGGGCGAGCAGAACCTAAAG GAACTCAACGCAGTTTTCTCAAAGCCCTTGAAAGAGCTTCTTTCAATGGAAGCAGAAATAGACGATGCTGCTCTCATATCAATTGACAGCAAGGGAACTGACATCCGGGTTCGTCAAGGCGCCCAG TTCAACATACAGAGGATACCCTTTGAAGAAGGGCATGCAGTTGAAACACTGGAGGAAGCCAAGGCTGCACTCTGGAAATTAATAAACCAAGGTAGAGTCTACAACATgcagaaataa
- the LOC117921416 gene encoding uncharacterized protein LOC117921416 isoform X3, which produces MEALSSSVFVSKFSETRPVFHTPPPSSSSSSSFSCSLVKISNKRSGSLKIVDTSPSLRLRALSGDVSGDVEGEDASGFGLASEESVSSLSQGNLNHNRSPEKGVDEMSKMEMPLTASHGSITGGGTRAGLFRTPISGGVQSATSAHGLPRPALAVRNLMEQARFAHLCTVMSRMHHRREGYPFGSLVDFAPDSTGHPIFSFSPLAIHTRNLLADPRCTLVVQIPGWSGLSNARVTIFGDVFPLPEHQQEWAHKQYIAKHLQGPSQQWGNFYYFRMQNISDIYFIGGFGTVAWVDVKEYEALQPDKIAVDGGEQNLKELNAVFSKPLKELLSMEAEIDDAALISIDSKGTDIRVRQGAQFNIQRIPFEEGHAVETLEEAKAALWKLINQGRVYNMQK; this is translated from the exons ATGGAAGCCCTCTCAAGCTCTGTATTCGTCTCCAAGTTCTCTGAAACACGCCCTGTTTTCCACACTCCACCAccttcttcttcgtcttcttcatctttttcttgttctttagTCAAGATATCCAATAAGCGAAGTGGGTCTCTCAAAATCGTCGACACTTCTCCTTCTCTCAGGCTTCGTGCGCTCTCGGGAGACGTCTCGGGAGATGTCGAGGGCGAAGACGCAAGTGGGTTTGGGTTGGCTTCTGAGGAGAGCGTCTCTTCTTTGTCGCAG GGTAATTTAAATCACAATCGGAGTCCTGAAAAGGGTGTGGATGAAATGTCGAAGATGGAGATGCCCCTTACAGCCTCACATGGAAGCATAACAGGTGGTGGAACAAGGGCTGGCCTTTTTAGAACACCAATTTCTGGTGGAGTTCAGAGTGCAACCTCAGCGCATGGTTTGCCCCGGCCAGCCTTAGCAGTCCGCAATCTGATGGAGCAG GCCAGATTTGCTCATCTGTGTACTGTAATGTCCCGGATGCACCACCGGCGAGAAGGATATCCATTTGGTTCTTTGGTAGATTTTGCACCTGACTCAACGGGGC atcctatattttcattttcaccgTTGGCCATCCACACACGAAATTTGTTAGCCGACCCTAGATGCACACTTGTTGTTCAG ATACCTGGGTGGAGTGGCTTATCAAATGCGAGAGTAACAATTTTTGGCGATGTTTTCCCGCTCCCAGAACATCAACAG GAATGGGCACACAAGCAGTACATAGCAAAGCATCTGCAGGGGCCTTCTCAACAGTGGGGAAACTTCTACTACTTTAGGATGCAGAACATCAG TGACATATATTTCATCGGAGGCTTTGGCACTGTTGCTTGGGTTGATGTCAAGGAATATGAGGCTCTCCAACCTGATAAAATTGCAGTTGATGGGGGCGAGCAGAACCTAAAG GAACTCAACGCAGTTTTCTCAAAGCCCTTGAAAGAGCTTCTTTCAATGGAAGCAGAAATAGACGATGCTGCTCTCATATCAATTGACAGCAAGGGAACTGACATCCGGGTTCGTCAAGGCGCCCAG TTCAACATACAGAGGATACCCTTTGAAGAAGGGCATGCAGTTGAAACACTGGAGGAAGCCAAGGCTGCACTCTGGAAATTAATAAACCAAGGTAGAGTCTACAACATgcagaaataa
- the LOC117921416 gene encoding uncharacterized protein LOC117921416 isoform X1, translated as MEALSSSVFVSKFSETRPVFHTPPPSSSSSSSFSCSLVKISNKRSGSLKIVDTSPSLRLRALSGDVSGDVEGEDASGFGLASEESVSSLSQSMNGYIKWLHQVSYDGLSYILKGNLNHNRSPEKGVDEMSKMEMPLTASHGSITGGGTRAGLFRTPISGGVQSATSAHGLPRPALAVRNLMEQARFAHLCTVMSRMHHRREGYPFGSLVDFAPDSTGHPIFSFSPLAIHTRNLLADPRCTLVVQIPGWSGLSNARVTIFGDVFPLPEHQQEWAHKQYIAKHLQGPSQQWGNFYYFRMQNISDIYFIGGFGTVAWVDVKEYEALQPDKIAVDGGEQNLKELNAVFSKPLKELLSMEAEIDDAALISIDSKGTDIRVRQGAQFNIQRIPFEEGHAVETLEEAKAALWKLINQGRVYNMQK; from the exons ATGGAAGCCCTCTCAAGCTCTGTATTCGTCTCCAAGTTCTCTGAAACACGCCCTGTTTTCCACACTCCACCAccttcttcttcgtcttcttcatctttttcttgttctttagTCAAGATATCCAATAAGCGAAGTGGGTCTCTCAAAATCGTCGACACTTCTCCTTCTCTCAGGCTTCGTGCGCTCTCGGGAGACGTCTCGGGAGATGTCGAGGGCGAAGACGCAAGTGGGTTTGGGTTGGCTTCTGAGGAGAGCGTCTCTTCTTTGTCGCAG TCAATGAATGGATATATCAAATGGCTACATCAGGTTAGTTATGATGGCCTCTCTTATATTCTAAAGGGTAATTTAAATCACAATCGGAGTCCTGAAAAGGGTGTGGATGAAATGTCGAAGATGGAGATGCCCCTTACAGCCTCACATGGAAGCATAACAGGTGGTGGAACAAGGGCTGGCCTTTTTAGAACACCAATTTCTGGTGGAGTTCAGAGTGCAACCTCAGCGCATGGTTTGCCCCGGCCAGCCTTAGCAGTCCGCAATCTGATGGAGCAG GCCAGATTTGCTCATCTGTGTACTGTAATGTCCCGGATGCACCACCGGCGAGAAGGATATCCATTTGGTTCTTTGGTAGATTTTGCACCTGACTCAACGGGGC atcctatattttcattttcaccgTTGGCCATCCACACACGAAATTTGTTAGCCGACCCTAGATGCACACTTGTTGTTCAG ATACCTGGGTGGAGTGGCTTATCAAATGCGAGAGTAACAATTTTTGGCGATGTTTTCCCGCTCCCAGAACATCAACAG GAATGGGCACACAAGCAGTACATAGCAAAGCATCTGCAGGGGCCTTCTCAACAGTGGGGAAACTTCTACTACTTTAGGATGCAGAACATCAG TGACATATATTTCATCGGAGGCTTTGGCACTGTTGCTTGGGTTGATGTCAAGGAATATGAGGCTCTCCAACCTGATAAAATTGCAGTTGATGGGGGCGAGCAGAACCTAAAG GAACTCAACGCAGTTTTCTCAAAGCCCTTGAAAGAGCTTCTTTCAATGGAAGCAGAAATAGACGATGCTGCTCTCATATCAATTGACAGCAAGGGAACTGACATCCGGGTTCGTCAAGGCGCCCAG TTCAACATACAGAGGATACCCTTTGAAGAAGGGCATGCAGTTGAAACACTGGAGGAAGCCAAGGCTGCACTCTGGAAATTAATAAACCAAGGTAGAGTCTACAACATgcagaaataa